A genomic segment from Corylus avellana chromosome ca5, CavTom2PMs-1.0 encodes:
- the LOC132181321 gene encoding putative pentatricopeptide repeat-containing protein At4g17915 produces MVCRLSTRLLNICIASFCKAQQLEKAEAVIIDGIRLGVLPDVVTYNTLIDAHCYFFGTDAAHSILYRMREAGISPNVVTYNSLLAGAARTCLLSRCLDLFEEMLQAGIHPDVWSYNTLMHCFFKLGKPDEAYRVFRDIILSNLSPDPSTFNIMINGLCKNGFTDNALGLFRNLQRHGLVPELVTYNILINGLCKAGRLGAARRILKELGESGHQPNAITYTTVMKCCFRSRQFEQGLDILSEMKSRGYTFDGFAYCTSIGALVKTGKRKEANDYMEQMVRNGIELDLVSYNTLINLYCKEGNLEAAFNLLDEIENGGLKCDKYTHTIIIDGLCKAGNIEGAQRHLNYMNTMGFDSNLVAFNCMIDGLCKAGQTDHAMKLFESMEVKDSFTYTSLVHNLCRERRFRCASKLLLSCLKGGMKILRSTQHAVLDGLRCSGFTSEARKLRSKIRLGRLLH; encoded by the coding sequence ATGGTTTGTAGATTGTCCACCAGGTTGTTGAATATATGTATAGCTTCATTTTGTAAAGCGCAGCAATTGGAAAAAGCTGAGGCAGTTATCATTGACGGTATAAGATTAGGGGTACTTCCGGATGTGGTAACTTACAATACACTGATTGATGCGCATTGTTATTTTTTCGGCACTGATGCAGCCCATTCAATACTTTATAGAATGAGAGAAGCTGGAATAAGTCCAAATGTTGTTACATACAATTCTTTGCTGGCTGGTGCCGCCAGGACTTGCTTATTATCACGATGTTTGGATCTGTTTGAAGAAATGCTTCAAGCAGGTATACATCCTGATGTGTGGAGTTACAACACTTTGATGCATTGCTTCTTTAAATTGGGAAAACCGGATGAAGCTTATAGGGTTTTTCGGGATATTATACTTAGCAATCTTTCTCCTGATCCAAGTACATTTAACATAATGATCAACGGACTTTGTAAAAATGGATTTACAGATAATGCCCTTGGGTTATTTAGGAATTTACAACGTCATGGGCTTGTTCCCGAATTAGTGACTTATAATATTCTAATTAATGGGCTTTGCAAGGCAGGTAGATTAGGGGCCGCAAGGAGGATCCTCAAGGAGCTTGGGGAATCTGGTCATCAACCAAATGCCATAACCTACACTACAGTTATGAAATGCTGCTTTAGATCTAGGCAGTTTGAACAAGGGCTTGATATCTTGTCAGAGATGAAGAGTAGAGGCTATACATTTGATGGCTTTGCATACTGCACTAGCATTGGTGCTTTAGTTAAGAcgggaaagagaaaagaggcAAATGATTACATGGAGCAGATGGTCAGGAATGGAATTGAGCTTGATTTAGTGTCTTATAACACCCTAATTAATCTATATTGTAAAGAAGGTAATTTGGAAGCTGCTTTTAACTTGTTGGATGAGATAGAGAACGGAGGTTTGAAATGCGACAAGTATACCCACACAATTATAATTGATGGATTGTGCAAGGCTGGGAATATTGAAGGCGCTCAACGACATTTGAATTATATGAATACCATGGGCTTTGATTCAAACTTGGTTGCCTTCAACTGCATGATTGATGGATTGTGTAAAGCTGGTCAGACTGATCATGCAATGAAATTGTTTGAATCTATGGAGGTTAAGGATTCGTTTACCTACACCTCCTTGGTGCACAACCTTTGTAGGGAAAGGAGGTTCCGTTGTGCATCCAAGCTTTTGCTTTCTTGCTTAAAAGGTGGCATGAAAATACTCAGGTCAACCCAACATGCTGTTCTCGATGGTCTCCGCTGTTCTGGGTTTACAAGTGAAGCAAGGAAGCTTCGATCAAAAATTCGATTGGGTCGTCTATTGCACTGA